Proteins from a genomic interval of Pseudomonadota bacterium:
- a CDS encoding alkaline phosphatase D family protein yields the protein MTPRKPRVDHIRRRLVGGVGGALAASSFSLPSLARPGGWSPRTSRRSALFTLGVASGDPQPRRVTLWTRLAPDPLNGGGMDEVPVEVTVEVASDPDFRDVVRSGTVMALPEAGHAVSVTVPALTPNTFYWYRFSALGETSRVRRTRTFPSRFEQPEQMRFALASCQNYTAGFYAAYRDMADQDLDFVVHTGDYIYEGAADEATPESRRHVGPECTSVVDYRNRYAQYRLDENLQDAHAAFPWIVTWDDHEVDNNYAALAPEDDQLPEDFSARRSAAYQVYRESMPLGARQTLNDDNELQLFRRFTFGDLAQFHVLDTRQFRDDQPCDDIFPAFIDVCPEIVDPNGTMTGEEQEQWLYNGLARSRAIWNVMAQQVMMMQWDVGAALGAPGAFNPDAWDGYQGARQRLLDFLAATQPANPIVLTGDIHSSWAADIKADFNEVDSPVVAAEFVCSGITSSFGDENVPLVELTLPFNPHIRFFDGLFRGYAVCEVTREQWRTDFRGVERVSDPHFTVPSPDLAVSTIASYGVNAGVPGVVEL from the coding sequence ATGACCCCACGCAAACCCCGAGTCGATCACATCCGCCGGCGCCTCGTCGGCGGTGTAGGCGGCGCCCTCGCCGCCAGCAGCTTCAGCTTGCCCAGCCTGGCCCGTCCGGGGGGCTGGAGCCCACGCACCTCTCGCCGATCGGCCCTGTTCACCCTCGGTGTCGCCTCCGGCGATCCACAACCGCGTCGCGTTACCCTGTGGACACGGCTCGCCCCCGATCCCCTAAACGGCGGTGGCATGGACGAGGTACCAGTGGAGGTCACCGTCGAGGTGGCGAGCGATCCAGACTTTCGCGACGTCGTTCGCAGCGGCACGGTGATGGCACTGCCCGAAGCAGGTCACGCCGTGTCCGTGACCGTGCCGGCACTGACGCCCAACACCTTCTACTGGTATCGCTTCAGCGCACTTGGCGAGACCAGCCGCGTGAGGCGTACACGCACCTTCCCGTCACGCTTCGAGCAGCCGGAGCAGATGCGCTTCGCGCTCGCCTCGTGCCAGAACTACACGGCCGGCTTCTACGCCGCCTACCGCGACATGGCCGACCAGGATCTCGACTTCGTCGTACACACGGGCGACTACATCTACGAGGGCGCCGCAGATGAGGCGACGCCTGAGTCTCGCCGGCACGTCGGCCCCGAGTGCACCTCGGTGGTCGACTACCGCAACCGCTACGCCCAGTACCGCCTCGATGAGAACCTGCAGGATGCGCACGCCGCGTTCCCCTGGATCGTGACCTGGGACGATCACGAGGTGGACAACAACTACGCCGCCCTCGCCCCCGAGGACGATCAACTCCCCGAGGACTTCAGCGCGCGCCGTAGCGCGGCCTACCAGGTGTACCGCGAGAGCATGCCTCTGGGTGCGCGACAAACGTTGAACGACGACAATGAACTGCAGCTCTTCCGTCGTTTCACCTTCGGCGACCTCGCTCAGTTCCACGTCCTCGACACGCGTCAGTTCCGCGACGACCAGCCGTGCGATGACATCTTCCCCGCCTTCATTGATGTCTGTCCGGAGATCGTCGACCCGAACGGCACCATGACCGGCGAGGAACAGGAGCAGTGGCTGTACAACGGCCTCGCCCGCTCGCGCGCCATCTGGAACGTGATGGCACAGCAGGTGATGATGATGCAGTGGGACGTGGGCGCAGCCCTCGGCGCTCCTGGGGCCTTCAACCCGGACGCCTGGGACGGCTACCAGGGGGCTCGCCAGCGCCTACTGGACTTCCTCGCCGCCACCCAGCCCGCCAACCCCATCGTGCTCACGGGCGATATCCACTCCTCGTGGGCCGCGGACATCAAGGCGGACTTCAACGAGGTCGATTCGCCCGTCGTGGCCGCGGAGTTCGTGTGCTCCGGCATCACCTCGAGCTTCGGCGACGAAAACGTGCCGCTGGTGGAGCTCACGCTGCCGTTCAACCCGCACATCCGCTTCTTCGACGGCCTGTTCCGCGGCTACGCCGTGTGCGAGGTGACGCGCGAGCAATGGCGCACAGACTTCCGCGGTGTGGAACGGGTGAGCGATCCGCACTTTACGGTGCCGAGCCCGGACCTCGCTGTCAGCACGATCGCCAGCTACGGCGTGAACGCCGGCGTGCCGGGCGTGGTCGAACTCTAG
- the rpiA gene encoding ribose-5-phosphate isomerase RpiA codes for MNADDRKRRAAEQSLQFLQEDIVLGVGTGSTVNHFIELLAQERPSLRAIVSSSDASTSKLTEAGFTVSDLNSVGAVDLYVDGADEATRHLQLIKGGGGALTREKIIAGAAQRFVCIADDSKLVNVLGKFPLPVEVIPMARSFVARKLMGAGGRPVFREGFVTDNGNHILDVHGLDLVDPSRTEREFNQIPGVVTVGLFALRGADELLIGTEDGIERHTARR; via the coding sequence ATGAACGCTGACGACCGCAAGCGCCGGGCTGCTGAGCAATCGCTCCAGTTCTTGCAGGAGGACATCGTGCTCGGCGTGGGTACGGGAAGCACCGTGAACCACTTCATCGAGCTGTTGGCACAGGAGCGCCCCTCCCTGCGGGCGATCGTGTCCAGCTCAGACGCCTCCACCAGCAAGCTCACCGAGGCGGGCTTTACCGTGTCGGACCTCAACAGTGTCGGCGCAGTTGATCTCTACGTGGACGGTGCGGACGAGGCGACCCGACACCTGCAGTTGATCAAGGGCGGCGGGGGTGCACTCACCCGCGAGAAGATCATCGCCGGCGCGGCCCAACGCTTCGTCTGCATCGCCGACGACTCGAAGCTCGTGAACGTGCTCGGCAAGTTTCCCCTGCCGGTCGAGGTGATCCCGATGGCACGCAGCTTCGTCGCCCGCAAGCTCATGGGGGCAGGCGGCCGACCGGTGTTCCGAGAAGGCTTCGTCACCGACAACGGCAATCACATCCTCGACGTGCACGGCCTCGACCTCGTCGACCCCTCACGCACGGAACGCGAGTTCAACCAGATCCCCGGCGTGGTCACCGTCGGCCTGTTCGCCCTGCGCGGTGCCGATGAACTGCTGATCGGCACCGAGGACGGCATCGAGCGCCACACGGCTCGCCGCTAG